AAAAGGGCGTCGGGATTCGGCGCCTTTTTTTTTGCATCGTTGGAGTGATGCTGCCGCGCGGCGGGATGGATATGGGACAGGATAACCGGATTGGCCGGATTGACAGGATCAAAAGCCAAAGCAGGAATTCTGAAAATAAAAATATCAATCCTTTAATCATACCGAGGCATCATGACGCTTTGTTTTGAATTGTGCCGCGACCTCTCGTCACAAAGCACCGGGGAATGTATTCTGTCCGGGAATACGGGCATAGGACACAGAGTGTCCGGGCTGCATTCCGCAAGAGACTGGCGGAACGATGGAAAGAATCCTGTCAATCCTGTCATCCGGTCCAATGAAAGGCTGCGGGGCAGCAAAGAGTTTGAGTAGAGATGGTTTTTAGACCGGATCGGAGAATGCATGTACACTCCCTAATCGGCGGCATTCCGGTTGGACACCAAAGCCCGGCCGGAGCAACGATTCATTTGATCAATAACATTTTGCAGGATTTCGTGTAGCCGCTCGATGTTCTCAAACGATAGAAATACACGCCGCTGGCAGCAGACTGCCCAAGCGCATCACGGCCGTTCCAGCGAATCTCCCTGAATCCGGCATCTTTTTCCGCGTCCACCAGCGTCGCGATCTCGCGGCCGCGCAGGTCATAGACCTTGAGCGTCACGTGCGCCGCTTCCGGTAGCTGGTAGGAAAGGGTGGTGGCCGGATTGAACGGGTTCGGGTGCGCCGGATGCAGACTGGCCTCGGTGATGGTCTGAGCCACCGGTTTGCTCAACTCCGGATTGGTCGCATATGGTTCCCCGTCGCCACGCGCCAGTGCCGTCAACCGGTGCTGCGGATAGCGCTGTGTGAGCTGATTCAGATACCTGTCGGCTTTTTGCGCGTCCGGCAGAAAACACCGGTACAGCTGCGTCATCTGGTACAACGTGAAGGGTTCGTATCCGCTGCCTGTCAGGTCCTGCAAGGCCTTTAGACACAGACTCTCCGCGGCTTTATAATCGCGATCCTTGATCGCCCGGATCACAGACAAATCGTGAACCACGGCGCGCGTCTCCAGCGGCAGATTTTGCGAGCGCAGTGTTTTGAACCAGGATGACATCCCCGGGATATTGTGCTTGTCCGAGATATGAAACACCTGACACAACGCCTTGCGCGCGTACACCGACGCCGGAAACCGCTTGATGATCTGTTGGTTGATCTCCAGAGCCTGATCCGGGTCCTGATCGTGGTAACGCACGTACCGGCCCCACTGCCAGAGAGATTCGGGATCATCGGGGTTCAAATCAGCGGGATCGAATTTGGTGTCCGTTAGTGTCACTCCGGATTTGGCCAGCGGCGAACCGCCGCCGGGATCACTTGACAGATAGGGTGTATGATTGAACGTACAGCCGCTGCCGACATAGGTATCTATTAAAGCCGGATACTCACCCCAGTAGCAATTAATGGCATCGGAGGAAGCGCCTGCATACATATACAGATCATAGGACCCGTTGTTATCGATGCTGTTGTAACCGTGCATGGGGTAATAGGACCCGAGCATGGCTTCACTGTAACGGCACAGGAAAAAGCCATAGGTGTTGTTGTCACAGATCACGTTGTATCCCCGGTTCGGTTCACCCTCGGTGAACACAGCCTCGCTGTAATAATCACAATCCACACCAGTTGTATTGTCCATGATGCTATTGTGCAGCAGCAGTGGAGAAGCGCCGTCCCAGGTCTGCACCCCGATGGTATTGTCGTGAATGTAGGAATAGGTGATCTCCGGAGAACAGGAGTTGACAGTAATACCGGTTTCCGCATTTTCAATTTCACAGCAGGTTAGTTCGCTGTTGTCATTGGCGTTGATAAAGCGGATACCGTACCACGTACCGGAATTGCAGGTAAATTCAATGGGATTGGCAGATGTGCCCTGGGCATTGAGGGTGCCGTTGACGACGAGTTCGCATCGGGCACAATCAGAACCCGAGGATTGATCATCGGTATTAGAAAAAGAAACTAAAACCGATGGTAAAATTGATAATGTAATTTCTGAGTTTACATGAACATCACCAGTAATATAAATATCATCAATCCAATAAACAGTTTGTGAATATCCACTAGTTGTTATAATGTCACCTGAAAAGACATAATGACTTGGATACATGTGATGACCTCTAAAAGCATCCAAAATGTCGTCTTGGTGCGGTGTGCCATTATTCGGATTGCTATCCCCGTATTCATCGTCATCAGCCTCCAGAATGCAACCGATGAGATTCCTGAAATCCTGAGTATATGGTGAAATTCCTAAATGGCAAAGCCCCTCAAAGATCAAGTTGTCTGTGATGGTGGCTCCAAGCTCTTCCCGTAAGTCCCAGGCCGCACCGGCCATTATCATTCCGTTATAATACCTATCACGCCATGTTCCCGTGGGATTCCAATCATCAGGATAAAGGTAACTGTTATCCAATGGTCTTCCTCCATGATAACCCTCGCCAAAGAGAAACTCTCCGACAATGGTGCAGGCAAAATAATCGCTGAAACCTTCATCTATTGCCCTACTATCATCTGCATTTATGTCATACTTGACGGCATGAGTATATTCATGGTAAATGACATCACTTGTTCTGGCATAATAATATTGAGAAGGTTTTCCTGAGGCCACAGCTATACCAAAATAAATATTTCCACCAGAATAGAAAGCACTGGTACTGCTATAATAGACATACGCATCCATAGAAGGATTCCCGCCATAGTCCCATTCATAACCAAATTGATCCTTCTACTGTGCCATTGATTGATTTTCTAATGGTCTCTTCTTTGTGAACAAGGGATCCCTTATTGGCATCGATATAAAAGGCTTCACCCTTACCTGCCTCCAGGTTGGACAATTCAACTTTCCAGCACAACGTGTAACAGTTTTCTTTATCATCAGGAACAATAATCATGGATGAAGATTCGACTTTGACTGATTCATCTAAATGATCTTTGAATAAATTTTTAGCAATATTCATAGCATTATCGTTAGTGATTGTGTAAGGAAAAGAAGATGGAAAGTTGAGATAAAAATGAACTCCAACCTTTTTAATCGTTCCATCAGTTGCTACTTTAATACCAACTTTAGAGGTATGGACCGGAATTTCGGAATGATATTGTTCGTAAATCAGATAGTAATTGCCACAACTGAAATAGGATGATTTTAATTGTAGTTCTTTTGATTTAATACCAAATTCTTTTTCATGAGATTTTAGATAATTTGAAACTGCCTTCTCTACGCTTTCTGCATCATTCGCTTTTCCAATGGAATCATTCAATCTGTAACCGGGATAAGTTTTGACATGACTGATGCCGGCAAAGGAAAAGTTAGCCAATACAAAAAAGAGCAAAAACACTAAAAGACTGATTGACGTTCTCATGAGCCTGTCCTCCTTTTAGTCAATAGCTTATTGTGTAAAAACAACTTTTTTTGTAACCTGCTTGTTGTTAAAATTTAAAACAACGAAATAAACTCCCGATGGTAAGATGATGCCTCTTTCATCTATGCCGTTCCAGTTAATTTCTGCTGACGTAGCTTGAGTAATGGAAAATGTTTTTACTTTTCGCCCTCTTATATCACAGATATAGATTTCCGGGTCGATTCTACCCTCAGCTCTTGGCATGTTAAGAGCGATTCGGGCTGAAGAATTGAAAGGATTGGGATATACTGAAAGCATGGACCGACTGATTGCATCGTGTTTTGGTTTATTCTTTGAGTCAACTGAGGTGACCAAATCAGGGTAGGCGATATCGTTGATGACTCCGTTGCGGAAGCTATACCATCTTGGTAAAATTGAGATAACATCAGAATACACGCACCCTATCTTCGGAGCCAATAAGTATGTCCAGCCATAATCAACAGCAAAATCAAAACCGAAAAAATAACAGTTTTCCAGTTTTCGATTATTAACAGAAAAAGAGTAGTTTTTTTTATCCAGGGATACTTTTACTGGAACCAGTGTATCTTCAGCAACAAAATGAGTTTTTATTAGCCAAGAATCTCCTTCATTCGCACCAAGATCAAACCACAACTCCTCACGACCGTCATAATAGCGATACACTTTATCCGCTGAGGTTCTCACATAAACCGAGTCTTCTAATCTGTGAATGGTAAAAAAATGATCAAACAGGAAATACGTTTTGCCGTCAATTTCAAGCGAATCAATAATGGAAATTGTATCCTGAAGAACAAATTTATCCGGCCATTCATAAAGATCAAAGACCCAGGTATTACCGATCCGAAGGGGGAAGTAGTCTGAAGCTTTAAGCTGTTGTTCCATGGCATTTGTTACAAATAAGCACAGAATCATAAGAATTATTTTGTTCATGTTTCATTACCTCCTTTTTCTGGTATCATTTACTTGACATAAATGAGTTTCTTGCTATCAACAAATCTGCCGGCAAAAAGCCGATAGAGATAAATGCCGCTTGTCACCTCCCCTCCTTTTTGATTTTTACCCTGCCATTTTACCCGATGCAGACCGGGCGATTGGTTTTGATCGAAAGTGATCACCTCCTTTCCGGTTATATCATAAACCGTCAGTCTGACATGCTGATTTTTTGAAAGTTTATATTTAATGATGACCTCTGAATTGAACGGATTGGGGTAGCTTTGATGCAAAATAGTTTGAGAGGGGAGACTGGAACTGTGTCTTTGAGATATAGAAGTTTTCAGCACCTCTCCCAAATTACCGTTTCGACTTACTTGTTGTGCAAAGATGCCCCAACCACTACCTGTACCGATCTCGTACCAGCAGACAATTGCACCACCTGAATTGTCTGAAATGGCCTTGGGTACACGTTGATAATGCTCTCTTGTTGAAATTGGTACATCATCAGACCACAATTTTAAACCGATCGAATTCAATTTTTGCCCAAACAAATCATTGTCTCCATTACGCCAGCCTTTCCATATGACCACAGGATTTGATGTTTCAACTGGTGCAATTCCATTTCCAAAAACACCTTTTAATAAATTGATTTTACTGAGCATGACACCATTATTGGGCCATTGAGGTAAACCCTCAGGATTTAATTTCTGTACATAAACATTAGATTGTCCCGAATGTGAGTCGTCCCATATAACAAATAAATTTCCATCTTTATTAATTAAAACATTAACATCAGTTTGATCATCTGCATTTTTCGTAATTGTTATCCCGTTCTCTTCCCAAAGGACTTGGCCTTTTCTATCTATCCTTTGTGCGCCAACAATATACTCAGGACTAATTCCATCAAACGTCCATCGTACCCCTGCAATAATGGCGCCCCCTCTTTTGTCACTTATCATTTGCCGCCCAACCGGATAGATCGCCACGCTATTATCATCCCATAAAAAGTATCCTTGCGAATTCAGTTTTTGCAGTTTTGTGTCCCAATTGGTTTCGCTGCTGTCGGAATACAAAATAATGGCATTCCCGGACCCTCCACAAACTGCCGGATTGGAGATATTGTCAAATATGAAATTATCGGTAACCACAAGCCCCGTATCCGGCCAGGCAAGCTGACCATCGGAGGTTATCCTCTGCCCCCTCAGTTCAAAAGCGCCGTTGCCATCCTGATCCTCGCCCCAAAACACAAAGGCGCCTTTGTT
This genomic window from candidate division KSB1 bacterium contains:
- a CDS encoding FlgD immunoglobulin-like domain containing protein — encoded protein: MDAYVYYSSTSAFYSGGNIYFGIAVASGKPSQYYYARTSDVIYHEYTHAVKYDINADDSRAIDEGFSDYFACTIVGEFLFGEGYHGGRPLDNSYLYPDDWNPTGTWRDRYYNGMIMAGAAWDLREELGATITDNLIFEGLCHLGISPYTQDFRNLIGCILEADDDEYGDSNPNNGTPHQDDILDAFRGHHMYPSHYVFSGDIITTSGYSQTVYWIDDIYITGDVHVNSEITLSILPSVLVSFSNTDDQSSGSDCARCELVVNGTLNAQGTSANPIEFTCNSGTWYGIRFINANDNSELTCCEIENAETGITVNSCSPEITYSYIHDNTIGVQTWDGASPLLLHNSIMDNTTGVDCDYYSEAVFTEGEPNRGYNVICDNNTYGFFLCRYSEAMLGSYYPMHGYNSIDNNGSYDLYMYAGASSDAINCYWGEYPALIDTYVGSGCTFNHTPYLSSDPGGGSPLAKSGVTLTDTKFDPADLNPDDPESLWQWGRYVRYHDQDPDQALEINQQIIKRFPASVYARKALCQVFHISDKHNIPGMSSWFKTLRSQNLPLETRAVVHDLSVIRAIKDRDYKAAESLCLKALQDLTGSGYEPFTLYQMTQLYRCFLPDAQKADRYLNQLTQRYPQHRLTALARGDGEPYATNPELSKPVAQTITEASLHPAHPNPFNPATTLSYQLPEAAHVTLKVYDLRGREIATLVDAEKDAGFREIRWNGRDALGQSAASGVYFYRLRTSSGYTKSCKMLLIK
- a CDS encoding T9SS type A sorting domain-containing protein, translated to MNKIILMILCLFVTNAMEQQLKASDYFPLRIGNTWVFDLYEWPDKFVLQDTISIIDSLEIDGKTYFLFDHFFTIHRLEDSVYVRTSADKVYRYYDGREELWFDLGANEGDSWLIKTHFVAEDTLVPVKVSLDKKNYSFSVNNRKLENCYFFGFDFAVDYGWTYLLAPKIGCVYSDVISILPRWYSFRNGVINDIAYPDLVTSVDSKNKPKHDAISRSMLSVYPNPFNSSARIALNMPRAEGRIDPEIYICDIRGRKVKTFSITQATSAEINWNGIDERGIILPSGVYFVVLNFNNKQVTKKVVFTQ
- a CDS encoding T9SS type A sorting domain-containing protein; this encodes MGDPYEVTYNAVYAQRIDSSGTKLWGDAGIELSPFVEGKDKTGVSACSDGNKGAFVFWGEDQDGNGAFELRGQRITSDGQLAWPDTGLVVTDNFIFDNISNPAVCGGSGNAIILYSDSSETNWDTKLQKLNSQGYFLWDDNSVAIYPVGRQMISDKRGGAIIAGVRWTFDGISPEYIVGAQRIDRKGQVLWEENGITITKNADDQTDVNVLINKDGNLFVIWDDSHSGQSNVYVQKLNPEGLPQWPNNGVMLSKINLLKGVFGNGIAPVETSNPVVIWKGWRNGDNDLFGQKLNSIGLKLWSDDVPISTREHYQRVPKAISDNSGGAIVCWYEIGTGSGWGIFAQQVSRNGNLGEVLKTSISQRHSSSLPSQTILHQSYPNPFNSEVIIKYKLSKNQHVRLTVYDITGKEVITFDQNQSPGLHRVKWQGKNQKGGEVTSGIYLYRLFAGRFVDSKKLIYVK